The Pseudomonadota bacterium genome includes the window TCCTCAGCTACCGCCCGCCGCCGGCTGTGCCGAGTGAGGTGCGGCCGGAGGCGTTGGCGCTCGAGGTTTCCTACGAGGACGACGACCTGATCGTGATCGACAAGCCGGCGGGGATGGTCGTCCACCCGGCGCCCGGCCATCAAGAGGGCACGCTGGTCGCGGCCCTCTTGGCGCATTGTCGGCAGCTCTCCGGCGTCGGCGGCGTCCTGCGTCCCGGGATTGTTCATCGGCTGGACAAGCTGACCAGCGGGGTGATGGTCGCGACGAAGACCGACCGGGCGCATGAAGGGCTGAGCGAGCAGTTCCGGCGGCACACGATCGAGCGCGCCTACCTGGCACTTGTCGTCGGGCGGCTCGCCACGGTGAGCGGCAGCTTTCGCACCCTGCATGGGCGTCACCCGCACGATCGCAAGCGCTTCACCGCGCGCTGCGAGCGTGGACGCGCGGCGATCACGCATTGGCGGGTCGTCGAACGCTTCGCCGCCAGCTCGCTGGTGGAGGC containing:
- a CDS encoding RluA family pseudouridine synthase yields the protein MTVAAQDAGQRLDSYLAQHAAAPSRAQIKRHLDAGCCLVNREAGRPAQRVKAGDVLSYRPPPAVPSEVRPEALALEVSYEDDDLIVIDKPAGMVVHPAPGHQEGTLVAALLAHCRQLSGVGGVLRPGIVHRLDKLTSGVMVATKTDRAHEGLSEQFRRHTIERAYLALVVGRLATVSGSFRTLHGRHPHDRKRFTARCERGRAAITHWRVVERFAASSLVEARLETGRTHQVRVHFAESGHKVLGDPVYGGLPADSLLRELSRALGRQALHACQLAFDHPVSGERMRFVSALPSDMREALSRLRAPGGGTDD